Genomic DNA from Brassica rapa cultivar Chiifu-401-42 chromosome A04, CAAS_Brap_v3.01, whole genome shotgun sequence:
GAATCGAAGAAAGTATATATGGATATGATATGAATGCTTTCAGAAACAGATCGGCGACTCTTTAAACAGCAGTTATGGTTACAGAAATGTTTGATAACACCTTTAAAGTGCGAAATAGTATGACAGGTTACAAGATCTTTGAATTGGCCGGACCTCCCGTCTGCATTATGCTCCCGTGGTTGAGCATCTCGACGTTTATGCAAGTCTTAAAAGAAGCAACCATACTGAGATACACCACATGCATGTAATTCAAATTCAGTCCCATTGAATTCTgtttcaacatttttttttgtttttgtttcagcTCCATTAATTAAATTCAtgatttcatttaaaatatacacATTTTGAGTACTAATATTTGTCGTTATCTTTATGCATATGATATTGGGTCGCTAGAATATGAAAATTTAAGCAAATGGTATTTGATAATATGAAGTCAAATAAAAAACGATTGATTATACTATGCCATGCTTAAATACATAGTCCAAAAAGATAACAGTTGAGTACCCACCGTTTTAACTTTTTCATATTGAGATATGGTTTACTTTACTCAGCTGCTAGCATGCACTAAATTTGGCTGTATAAACATGTTGTTAAATACCACTACATATtggcaaaaaaagaaaacaagaaacttCAAATAGTTCGATCACTCAAGCCGGTAAGACTAAACACACATGAATGTAAATGTTTACAGATGTGTGCGAGCCATATGAATATCACATGGAGTAATTCGACTTATGAGGAAATGAGTTACATCTATCTTGAAATTAGAGGACGGCTCATCAATAAAAATCAGGTTTGAAACCTAATAAGAGGGAACATAAAGGACCACATAACTGGCGGCACGGCCAATCCCTTGTTATTAATTTCGTACAATATTGAGATATCATCATTACAAATTTGTAATCACCATATCATTCAAAACAAAACgtattcattaaataaaaaatcatattgaAAATGACTATTCTTTAACTACTTTACATCTCTCAAACTAGATAGGAAGATTGCCAGGGACAACAAATGGTGGCACCTACTTGaggaatttttttagaaaagattTATATGGAGAACGATGATTTACCTAAAGGTCCTAAACTATCATTCATAAATGAATAATTAACTATTTGTAGGGTCCATTTCTCTCTCTATGTCATGCGCCAAACAAAATGCAAGAACTCAAAACCACACAAAATATCATATGTAATGATCTTAACGTTTTGTAAGTCGATGGTTTGATTGTGGGTTGTTCATAGATGACCCTTGAATTGTACGGTTTGACAGTTGGGTATTTACCGGTTGACACTCAAGCGTTTAGGATTTGGTTGAAGACATCACTTGGCAATGCGATTTCTTAATTAAATGTAGTCTCACGATTAGGATTGGGTCAATGaatattaacattttaccaaaaaaaaaaaaatattacggGAACAATATaatcaacaaaaataaattcaCCCAAGTCAGTCATGGAGTTGCATCATTAATATCAATGTCATTAATTTTCCATATTTTCATATTCGGTAAGTTATCAGCCAAACATGCATGCAACCAGTTTCCCTAGCTAGCTTAGCTACACATCTCTTGGATCCACAAAGAGTGTCCCCGATTTTGATTTCCAGAACATATCGTTAAATTCACCCAAGTCAGACATCTTTTCTTCACATTTCAACGGTTTGATGCACCATGTGTCATCGTCACACGAAAGCATTTTCCAATGCGGAACACATCTCATGAGATCACCACCATTACTTTCTCCGTCGACTTCTACCACCAAGACCTTACACGCGCCACCGTCATCTGAGGCAGCCATGTTATTAACGTGGTCACACAAAGCCCTAACGAGATTCCCACATAACGGACCTTCCGCGTGAACACCGTAAAGGAAATAAAAACCAAACGTACTAAACAGATCAGGTAATGCCGTTAAGCCCAAGAACATCAAGAATCTTCCGACAAGGTTGCAAACTTTGGTAAGAAGCAGATAGCTCAAAGGAGCTTTCCCGATCCTAAGTTTGAATACTTTGCTACTGTTCCATACACTAAGAATTGCCCAACTGTTGATTTTGTCGTTGTTGTTGTAATAAGCCACCCATGTCCCCATGCTTAACTTGTTCCGCAAGATTTGGTCTATGTCATCCGGAAAAAAATCTGTCGTTGGTGCAACGTGTGTCCGATACCATGATGCAGCTTCTTCCACCTACTCGAAAGAATAAATATTAATGTTAAGCTTTTTCCATGTGAGGCTACTTATAACTTTACTTAATTTTATGCTATATACAATCTTGTGATGTGGTTGCTTAAGCTATCACATTTAAGTgatgatattatatatatatatatatatatatatatatatatatatatatatatatgtgtgtgtgtgtgtgtattttgCTACTCAAGTTGGAAAATATAAATGTGAACAACCGTAAACTAATTTTCCTAGCATTTTCATATAAAATGTGTTTATATGTGATATATTAAAACGAATTAATGTGTTTATAtgtgatatatttatttttcatataactAATTCTTAGTGTTTGTACATATTCTACGTTTCAAAACGAACTCAATATAAAGGGTTCTATATTTTGTGAATATAGGTTTAAATATCTTATGATatagttataatattttaaaaaaaaattcacataaGTAACCTTTTAAAACTAATGAATGGGTAGTAAAATCACCTTTAGCTTCCTTATTACGATATCAGAAGGCAATTTCAAATTCCGACCGGGGTTTACTGGATTGACCAGAATTGCCGGGTTTCTGAAGACGGTATAGCCAAGTGTTCCCACGAAGAGACCGAGAGAGGCATCATTGTCCTTTTGGGTGGCCATGTAAGCATAGTCAACATTGTGTGACACGAACCATTCCTCAAGCTTTCGCACTAGAATCGAAGCAATGCCACAGCGTCGATAAGGCGGCACGACTCTGAGACCAAGAACGTAACCCACATTCACTGACTTATCATGAAACTTAACTGGCTTCACTGAACCTTGTATGCAACCAACCAGCTTGGTCCCAACATCTGCCACCTATTAAATAACGTACATTAATGATAATTTATATCAATACAAATGGTTAACTAATTATGTGAAATTGGGTTAACATATATTGACACAAATGTTGTTTTAACGTTCTTACACGAATTAAATAAGAAGTACGATAAACAGAATGTAAACTGTCGTGTATATTCATGTACgtgatagtgtttatatataactaGAAGCCCCTAACCTTTAGGGAATTAGTACTAAGGATAATTAcaatataaatagttatatttatctCTAAGGTAGTCCTTATCTCTATATACGAGGAAGGCGTTATTTTTGGTTCGCCACCAGAATTGTTACACAAATTTAAGACTGAAGAGTAGCTAGGCTACTTGTAAAAAACATTCAACATTTCTATTGTTTTGTTACTTCAAAAGGATATACTACGATATACCAAACAATGATGACccaaaaaagataaaacaaacaGTTTTTTGGTTGATTATAATTTCACATTTAATTACTAATAcatcatttattattttaaggAGCACTTCATTACCTAATCTATCTATGAAATATAATTCATTTGATaagaacttaaaaataatttaaaattttgaacttttagaataatattttttgaaaatataataccAAAATgacattttgaaaagaaaaagatatcaTGCGCAAACCTATGTTATTAGAGTTTAAGGTCATCTTTTTTTCTTCATcaaaattttctatttaaaatacaaaagaaaaacgaaCTATATATATCTCCATACCAAAAATAACAAAGAGAAGAATAGGAAACCGAGAGAGGAAAGTAGAGAGAAATTAACCAGCATGGTGGAGAGAGGAGTATTCCGAATTCTGCACAAGGGATCGCCTAAAGTATCTGTGAAGAGAAAAGTTTGGTCGTTACCAATCTCACAACTTTTCTCCACCCATTCCATTTGAATTATGTCCCTGAGATCATTGTAGCATCTGATCACCACcttttcatcatcttctttccCCCATTGCCCCACCATTTTCACTCCCTCTCTCGTCTCTCCCCCTCTCTCtacaaaatgaaaagaaaagatcAGCTATAAGCAACTCAAGGTACCCAGCTTATGTTATATTGCGGAATATCATAGAGCTTTTTTTttggggaggggggggggggggggggggggggggggggacttCACGTTTATCTAATTAATGATATGTCCATATATAAGAAATGTTCTAATTAGAATTAGTCCAATCACACTGTTCCACAACTTTTGTTTTGTGGCTATGACCTATAAATcctattatgtttttatataaaagacCTATATATGCTATTAATCGTTTAATTAACCCAAATTACATGAAACCAAGATTTAAAATTACTAGGTTTAACAAATACATCAAATCTCTTGcatataaattttcttattttttaacaaatgtttaaatgaaataaatttGACCCAATTATTGTAATTGTTTCAAAATCTTGACTTGgaagaaaaaaggaaactaatCTAATATATATAAGCTAATTAAGAGTGCAGATGACTAAAGAAACATGTATCTGAATCTCATAAATGCTTGTAAATTCTTGACTAAATTTTGTCAAATATATTTGAACTATTTTACTTTATAAGGTTTGTTTATTAATGGTTGGGTCATGCCTTCTAATTTAGGTAAGTAAGCCCACATACTTTGACTCAATAAGACACAAATCTTTTAAGTATACAAAATTACCTTCTAAGAAAGCGTTTTATATTTGACTAACGTTGTTAGATATGCACACTATTAAAAAGCATTAAGTGTTATTTGGGTGTTTAAACAAAGTCTTATCTAGCCAATTAGTAGAGACCTATTTTTGTACCAttgcttattttttattttaactactgaaatctaaaatatagaatttccaagatttttctcttttgtattaaaaactatgttttctatattttctactttctaaagaagaaataaagtacaattataaaaacattCATCAACATCTAGTTAGATATCTAGACAAGGATTTTTGTTAACCGATTTGAAGAGATAATAGCATCTAGATAGTTTTAAACGTTAGATAGATGTTGAAGTGCCTAGGAAGATGCCTAAATGCCTAGACAGACGATTTTAAGAATTgaatatataaatgatattgAAGATTTTGGTAAGATACAATATTTAAAAGGagttacatttttaaaatttctgttttgaacaaaataacataaaatacagAATGTAGATGACTATGTTTTGTTCATATCTAATAACAACTAGAGAATGGATCTCTCAACCTCTCCACACTAGAAGTGAACACTCGTTATTCATTTGTGCCCTTTACAATCCTCCTTTTCCCATTTTCACCACTAACTATGTCCGTGAATTCTGTCTtgcaatttattaaaaaaattatttctattttgtttgcTAATTCTCTTTGCTGCTAAAAATGTATTAATCTTCTAATACAACTGCTAACAATGGAAAACGCATACCAGAATTTTGAAGCAACACTTCTGATTGATATTTATTTGGCACATGCACgtttgttaataaattttaattcaagaACAGTTTAGAAATGATTGTTGAGATGCTGAGCTCGGAGCAAATGAAAGATAACAGTTTTTTCGTTGAGTCACCAGCCACAAGTTTTGTTGAGCACAGAGcaaatgaaaaatagtaatgTGGAAACTGTATTCATGTATTGGATGATCACCTGATTAGTAtttagatagatttttttttaattttcgtaagcgaattattttagaaataataaatgcaaataatatatatatatatatatatatatattattgatcaaaTAACCAAGAAAGATATTTTAGTAGTTTTTCTGTTGACTGTGTGCAAGTGATACAATCtagtttcaaagaaaaaaaaatccttaaGAAAGGATATCTATaaattcattttattaacattattcatttcatataaatttaagtAGGATCGACATATAGTTTGAATCGGCATTCATATTTAATTTAGCATATTGCAAGATGTTGGGAAAATAACGTAATACAGAGAAAGAAATGCAATAAGGCACCAATGACGCAAAAGAAGCAAAAGGCGAGAGATCACATTCATCTTAAATATGCATCTTTTGCTTTTTTTCGGGTTGAGATCGATTTTTTTCAATTCCGATTTTCCGGGTAAAATAATATTGAATCTGTTATGTACttgtaaattttttgtttgatttcggGTCGGTTCCAGTTCGAATTTCGGGTCCAGAAAAAATAAGCATGCCTAGTTGTTTTGATTAAGTTCTATACTCTGTTTTTTAAATGTCTAAACACGTAAGTCCAGTTTTCAAAAACCATTTTAAAccaaatttataaatcattttttgataaataaattttatatattcataaaaatataagatttgttaataaaaaataagCATTAGTTAACTACAGCTCAAAACAAGCACGAAAAAGGAGTATTATGGATTTCATTGTGGCCACATTGAGTTGGATTAACCAAAACACTTTGCAATATGAATCTTCCTATCAACACGTCGGAACTTTCGATCAATAAAGCTTGCACATGATTACATATACGaaagttttattaattaattagtttATATGACACTAAACTCTAGGCCTCATGGACTCTATTATATTTGCTTATCCAACGGTAATAAAAACGATGGTCCTAACGCAgattgtttttaacttttattgaTCTATAGAAAAGATTTGGTTTAATAAGTCGATTATTAAAGAGTTGGTTAATCACtgctttaaacaaaaaaaaaagaagaagaaataagagTTTTATCCATGAAAACAAAAGGCAAAtacaaagagagaaagaaggagAGTAATGGGGGACCTTACCAATACAATATTGTTACcatactaaaatattaattggCAGACCAAAAgcaattacaaaataatatgaTTGAGAAATGTTTTGAAGTTGATAGAAGCAGTAGAGAACGAATCATCTCATCTTCACCAACTTAACTAACCAAAGCCAAAATGAATACGTAACTGAATAAAGATGAGCactttcttttataaatttgaacatttaaacaaagtttttggattgatttgattatttatacTCATATATGCAGTGCTTTTCTTAATAGTGTTGAGTTTGGAACTTGGGAGTTGTGGCCCACAAAAACTTAGACTAAGTTGATTGGAGAACAACATCCTAGGATGAAATTCCCAAAGATTTCCAGTGACTTTTTCAAGTGTAGAAAGTTGATAGACTTTCACATAAGAATTGGAAGTTAGTTTTCATGAATACTTTATACATAAGAAAATTAGGGGAGTGATTAGCGAAGTAACACTCTAAAggctttttaaaatttgatggtcacaaaatatttataagattttttaattttaaatcacaacctattttataaacaaattatttaacactattataaaatcaaatcaaaagttATAAACTTTCTACAGTATCATCAAcctattttataaacaaattatttaacAGTATTTGACGCAGAAATTTATGAAATTCGATTCAAATTCATTTTCGGTTCTATCAATTCGGTATGGTTCAGTTATTCTGTTCCTGCATCGATTTTAAGAACCAAATCAAAAGTAACAGTCAGAGTCTACAAAGTCCCAACTCCTCTGATTAATAAAAGTAAGTATACAAATTCTCAAACTTTCAGGGCCCGGAAAGTTTTTTCTTTAGCACGTATATAGAGGTCTGTTAATGGCTTTTAAAAGCGTTAAATAAACCCCAGACCAATAATAAACCCATTAATAAAGAATAATCCGTTTGTCACTACTTCAACTTGGCCTAGATAGGCATATTTTACTCAAATTCCATTCCGGCCTATAAGCTATCCTTTTAGCACATAGTGGCCCAACACAAAATACAACTCTTACGACGAAAACTAATCCATTTTTGTAACATCCTAACATCAGAGAAGTCAACATCTTAATATATCTCTTATACCAAACGTTAAACAGTCGTAATCAGATctcttatttttaaatcaacCTCAAATTCTTTACGAGATAAAGCGGTCACCACCAATATCTAAGGGTAGAAACGTAATTTAAACCGTGGTATCGTTTTGTGCTACTTGAAGCGGCACGGTGTGAAAAACAAGTTGACGCCATTGACACGTACGCGCTTCGTAGCCTCTAACGTCGAGACTCAATCTTCCACCGTCCGATTAAAAGTAACCATTAAATCTCAACCCttcatttaattaataaacctCCACGTGGAAAATAAGccagttatttttattttaaataattttcttctgTTATCCTCTCATTGTCTTCCTCCTTAAAGAAAGGTTTTGATAATCCAATCCATGGATTATCGTAGCTTCGACTCTAATCAAGAAACCACCTCTGAATCCTCGAGTTTGAATTCGAAGCTTCCTTTGTAAAGTTTTGAGCTTTACTCATGGCAGCTTATGCTCGTACCTTCTCTTCGTTGACCCATCTCCACCAAACCTTCTCGCCGCCGATACCTCTTCTCCTCCGACGACATCACAGCGCGAAACCCACTTCCCGAATCACCTGCAATCTCAAATCCAACCACCACAAGCTCCGATCACCCCGTTCCGTGGAGCTAGACCGGTTCATCACAAGCCAAGAAGAATcaggcggcggcggcggcggcggcgaagCGGATGAGGAGATAGGAGAGGGGTTCTTCGAGGCGATCGAGGAGCTGGAGAGGATGACGAGAGAGCCCTCCGACATCCTCGAGGAGATGAACCACAGACTCTCGCCTCGAGAGCTGCAGCTGATGCTCGTCTACTTCGCGCAAGAAGGGAGGGACTCGTGGTGCGCGCTCGAGGTCTTCGAGTGGCTGAAGAAGGAAGATAGGGTCGACGAGGAGATGATGGAGCTGATGGTTTCGATAATGTGCGGGTGGGTTAGGAAGCTGGTCGAGGAGGAGTGCGGCGCGGGGGAGGTGTTCGAGCTGTTGGTTGATATGGATTGCGTTGGGCTGAGGCCTGGGTTTAGTATGGTGGAGAAGGTCATTGCTTTGTACTGTGAGATGGGGAAGAAGGAGAGTGCTGTTTTGTTTGTTAAGGAGGTTTTGATGAGGAGAGGTGGGTTTGGTGGGGAGAGTGTTGTTGTTGGTGGCTCTGAAGGGAGGAAAGGTGGGCCCAGTGGGTATCTTGCTTGGAAGATGATGGTAGTTTATATAACTTTTGCCTCTTTATTTGAGTAATTGGTAGGAGTCAAAAGAAATTAGGCGGATTTATGGATTTGTACTAACATTATTActtaatttaacatatttaaacTGATTTAGAAGGGTTTAAAACCGTATAAATAGGATTTAAAAATCGTtaacattattatttaatttaacatatttaaa
This window encodes:
- the LOC103865006 gene encoding probable N-acetyltransferase HLS1; this encodes MVGQWGKEDDEKVVIRCYNDLRDIIQMEWVEKSCEIGNDQTFLFTDTLGDPLCRIRNTPLSTMLVADVGTKLVGCIQGSVKPVKFHDKSVNVGYVLGLRVVPPYRRCGIASILVRKLEEWFVSHNVDYAYMATQKDNDASLGLFVGTLGYTVFRNPAILVNPVNPGRNLKLPSDIVIRKLKVEEAASWYRTHVAPTTDFFPDDIDQILRNKLSMGTWVAYYNNNDKINSWAILSVWNSSKVFKLRIGKAPLSYLLLTKVCNLVGRFLMFLGLTALPDLFSTFGFYFLYGVHAEGPLCGNLVRALCDHVNNMAASDDGGACKVLVVEVDGESNGGDLMRCVPHWKMLSCDDDTWCIKPLKCEEKMSDLGEFNDMFWKSKSGTLFVDPRDV